A genomic stretch from Scatophagus argus isolate fScaArg1 chromosome 19, fScaArg1.pri, whole genome shotgun sequence includes:
- the mia3 gene encoding transport and Golgi organization protein 1 homolog isoform X6, protein MQDFSGPDCRFLSFKKSETVYVYYKLSGRRADLWAGSVGSSFGYFPKDFLAINHIYTEKEFELPAEETDFVCFDTGFDKFDNYNIDLLLGSSLAESNSENKETSDQSQVAEGEKKETQPTADEVTESEEQTEHHDDYEDVSTVPDDQSASLPEPEPDVATESSSMKEAESETVATPDVTERSAGHTEVVQENTGESVLENIVSERSESEKSELESAARVDVVSDNEPVSVSEGVQIPELKTTLGTTFDAVATDDETTKNVTPYEEEESEHVENPPEDDIDVTVETPLLSYSEETVNTPASDDLKKLESPQTAHDDKPETAEEKNMWTSIGDAVFSVVTGGEPGVHDLSSEEDEDEDIEEEEAAPKTPQSLEEEKKYVEEMELPKEPENIEPVLQDSFSSSVHTDNKETNDDSEKLFFDRYDESDGEVIGPEEVLKPTEARTVSVDPASQDDTSAIPDTKKSKHETADEPNEYEEEEEGVSEDSEINNDNVGIQDSDIVMEHNKDLDNELTENKTVTHQELAGIETETEKDLSTEETQLDNSNVKDDEKIVDGSPHNQVHGQLMTDLESNNSQSELSVEEPDIHEELLTEEDEKDAEIDQEKAEENEELLEDENALSFSQSNDTYSNEPLPITTLPSVSTPEPEYSDSVMRLTLLRDHFTEEKMEQVQKLLGLKNLFKVEAMFSDLDTELQATRRSHTGTTQDIENALEGILEASENTILDEIEKMLDSQSTERKYDPHMDTSALDEETEILDDFQELAFSLRQKYSAASDSTPLATEKESDVDQDEQKLNEKDDTLHIVEEDKLDSIPEAESDNLTLMDHEERPAEMKEEQIVLDDVNGQPDINVEEDGGHFNKNKDNQPSFSASEEMPKVPQATLENPLDMGLGVEAEHSPAGPVDVMEPVSEINEEEVGLLSTGIVYVGCVLSMIRNKVAEWITVIISLLPEEWQPGETLYGYPWQAVVITALVGVMTFTLFFWRTVLAVKKREYLVDDKRMKEQIQALKKEKNDALTKVSELQKRTEQLKEHQKQSKEKVSCTMKRIQDLESKVLEAQTLNDNIADEKNKYAKLLEEERAVSLQNETRIEKLEKSNEKLQLSRKKIQEAFAKTTVLLDEAKIREDARNVQHKCLEKDYATLKEENKALKATIKGWEDKHKELNDQIKVYQKSQKELEDSVVLKDHNVEVLSELLADLDACDSQKGDTKVLVNGEVTPVSFSDKKTTIKNRIKQMMDVSRIQTTLAVVEEERDRFMTKLLNEEKTRKSLEEQHQELEHAIATLKGEKGHVENQFKILQQKNEIMVEMYQQKENALQQRLTKEELERRSKENMLSEVGGKALEAEEQVKVLRQRINEMEEQMKKTEEVYKEQIKEQENKTHSNWVNARNAERALNQEKLECSKLREKLAVLTSQLNERRAPLFRPNSGQPAGPRQGDSYGPSPVSGGAPSPPLMIEGPRRPPSAPVGRRIDPYGPRPPSDPHGRYPENKHISGMDMMGPRSSSPANMDGTTQAVDPQIKAETHAEVSTDSPEPGPGSFLASPIRDSPGPMVQGPPPGLGPHDQLLPPGPPPPGRLPPPGPYRPPPPGVYHLPPGPHGPPPPRGPSLPANGHPGMPLPGPMGGEFGPRPTNGHAFHPRLGPGGPLPPHIRPPPPHHFGPMPLPPGVRGPMGPRPPIPHDMRFPVTRDHTSPPMNLPPGVPPHPTPGDAYSQAPPDALQNSAGDHTGAGQDLHVKQDAPQDSVRPAMVKP, encoded by the exons GAGAAAGAATTTGAACTTCCAGCTGAG gaaacagattttgtctgttttgacaCTGGATTTGATAAGTTTGACAACTACAACATAGATTTGCTACTGGGCTCTTCACTGGCAGAgagtaacagtgaaaataaggAAACATCTGACCAAAGCCAAGTGGCAGAgggtgaaaagaaagaaacacagccAACAGCAGATGAGGTAACTGAGAGTGAAGAACAAACTGAGCATCATGATGACTATGAGGATGTCAGCACAGTCCCAGATGATCAAAGTGCCTCTTTACCTGAACCCGAACCCGATGTGGCAACTGAATCATCTTCTATGAAAGAAGCAGAATCTGAAACAGTAGCTACACCTGACGTCACTGAAAGATCTGCAGGACATACAGAAGTTGTGCAAGAAAACACAGGAGAGTCTGTTCTTGAAAATATTGTGTCAGAAAGGAGTGAAAGCGAAAAATCTGAATTGGAATCTGCGGCCAGAGTTGATGTGGTTTCGGACAATGAACCGGTCTCAGTTTCTGAAGGAGTGCAAATCCCGGAGTTAAAAACCACTCTTGGAACAACTTTTGATGCTGTTGCCACCGATGATGAAACCACCAAGAATGTGACTCCatatgaagaggaggaaagtgaACATGTGGAGAATCCTCCTGAAGATGACATTGATGTTACAGTAGAAACTCCTTTGCTTTCTTACTCTGAAGAAACCGTGAACACTCCAGCATCTGATGACCTCAAAAAGCTCGAAAGTCCTCAAACAGCACATGATGATAAACCAGAgactgcagaggagaagaacaTGTGGACATCAATTGGAGATGCAGTTTTTTCGGTTGTCACTGGTGGAGAGCCTGGAGTGCACGATCTGAGTTCGGAGGAAGACGAAGATGAAGACATTGAGGAAGAAGAAGCCGCTCCAAAAACCCCTCAGAGTCttgaggaagaaaagaaatatgtagAAGAAATGGAACTACCAAAAGAGCCAGAGAACATAGAACCAGTTCTTCAAGATTCTTTTTCCAGTTCTGTACATACAGataataaagaaacaaatgatGACTCTGAAAAACTCTTCTTTGATCGTTATGATGAGAGTGATGGAGAAGTGATTGGACCTGAGGAAGTATTAAAACCAACAGAAGCACGTACAGTATCTGTTGATCCAGCATCACAAGATGATACCTCTGCCATTCCCGACActaaaaaatcaaaacatgaaacagcagaTGAACCTAACGAATacgaagaggaagaggagggagttTCCGAAGATTCAGAGATCAATAATGATAATGTAGGTATACAGGACAGTGACATTGTGATGGAGCATAATAAAGATTTAGACAACgagctgacagaaaacaaaacagtgactCATCAAGAATTAGCTGGtattgaaactgaaacagagaaggaCCTCTCCACTGAAGAGACGCAGTTGGACAATTCAAATGTCAAAGATGATGAGAAGATCGTAGATGGAAGCCCACATAATCAGGTCCATGGCCAATTAATGACAGATTTAGAGAGTAACAACAGTCAATCAGAATTATCTGTGGAGGAACCAGACATTCATGAGGAACTTCTTACAGAGGAAGACGAAAAAGATGCAGAGATAGATCAAGAGAAAGCCGAGGAGAACGAGGAATTACTTGAAGATGAAAACGCACTTTCTTTCTCACAATCAAATGACACATACTCTAATGAACCATTACCCATAACAACACTGCCCTCTGTGTCAACTCCCGAGCCAGAGTACAGCGATAGTGTGATGAGACTGACTCTGCTCCGAGACCACTttacagaggagaaaatggagcAGGTCCAAAAGCTTCTGGGTCTCAAGAATCTCTTTAAAGTGGAGGCCATGTTCTCTGACTTGGACACAGAATTGCAGGCTACACGTCGCTCACACACGGGTACCACACAAGACATTGAAAATGCACTTGAGGGCATCCTGGAAGCCTCTGAAAACACGATCCTGGACGAGATTGAGAAGATGCTGGACAGCCAGAGTACAGAACGCAAGTATGACCCACACATGGACACAAGTGCTTTGGATGAGGAGACTGAAATACTGGATGACTTCCAGGAGCTTGCATTCAGCCTGCGACAGAAGTATTCAGCAGCCAGTGACAGCACACCTTTGGCAACAGAAAAAGAGTCAGATGTTGACCAAG ATGAgcagaaattaaatgaaaaagatgacACACTCCACATTGTTGAAGAAGACAAGCTTGACAGCATCCCTGAGGCTGAGAGTGACAACCTCACACTAATGGATCACGAGGAAAGACCAGCAGAGATGAAAGAAGAGCAGATAGTTTTGGATGACGTGAACGGTCAACCGGACATCAACGTGGAGGAAGATGGCGGAcactttaataaaaacaaagacaatcaGCCGAGCTTCAGTGCATCAGAAGAGATGCCAAAGGTCCCACAAGCCACCCTGGAAAATCCCTTAGACATGGGGCTTGGTGTTGAGGCTGAGCACTCGCCCGCAG GCCCTGTAGATGTCATGGAACCTGTGTCAGAAATTAATGAAGAAGAAGTGGGATTACTCTCAACTGGAATTGTTTACGTGGGCTGCGTCCTTTCAATGATCAGGAATAAAGTTGCAGAGTGGATCACGGTG ATTATTTCATTACTCCCAGAAGAGTGGCAGCCAGGTGAAACCTTGTATGGCTATCCTTGGCAGGCTGTTGTCATCACCGCTTTGGTTGGAGTGATGACCTTCACCCTTTTCTTCTGGAGGACCGTGTTGGCA gtgaagaagagagaatACCTTG TGGATGACAAAAGGATGAAAGAGCAAATTCAGGcactgaaaaaagagaagaatgaTGCTCTCACAAAAGTGTCTGAACTCCAGAAACGG ACTGAGCAACTGAAAGAACATCAAAAACAGTCAAAGGAAAAAGTTAGTTGCACTATGAAGCGGATACAAGACCTAGAG AGTAAGGTTCTAGAggcacaaacactgaatgatAACATAGCAGACGAAAAGAACAAATATGCAAAACTACTCGAAGAAGAGAGGGCAGTCTCTCTACAAAATGAAACCAGG ATTGAGAAATTGGAGAAGTCAAACGAGAAGCTCCAGCTCAGTAGAAAAAAGATTCAGGAAGCTTTCGCAAAG ACTACTGTCCTCCTGGACGAGGCCAAGATTCGGGAAGACGCCCGAAACGTTCAGCACAAATGTCTTGAGAAAGATTACGCAACgctaaaagaagaaaataaagct CTTAAGGCTACTATTAAGGGCTGGGAGGACAAACACAAGGAGCTGAATGACCAGATCAAAGTCTATCAGAAGTCCCagaaagagctggaggactCAGTTGTGCTCAAAGATCACAATGTGGAG GTGCTGTCTGAACTTCTGGCAGACCTAGACGCTTGTGATTCACAAAAAGGTGACACGAAAGTTTTAGTCAATGGTGAAGTCACACCTG TGTCTTTTTCAGACAAGAAGACGACCATAAAGAACAGGATCAAACAGATGATGGATGTCTCTCGG ATACAAACGACTCTCGCTGTTGTCGAAGAAGAGCGTGATCGCTTCATGACCAAACTGCTGAATGAAGAGAAGACCAGAAAGTCACTAGAAG AACAACATCAGGAGCTGGAGCATGCAATTGCAACCCTTAAAGGCGAGAAGGGCCATGTTGAAAACCAGTTCAAGATCCTccagcagaaaaatgaaatcatggTTGAAATGTATCAGCAGAAGGAAAACGCCTTGCAGCA GAGATTAACGAAGGAAGAGTTGGAGCGACGCAGCAAAGAGAATATGCTGTCTGAGGTGGGAGGAAAAGCTCTGGAGGCAGAGGAGCAGGTTAAAGTCTTAAGGCAACGCATTAATGAAATGGAGGAGCAGATGAAGAAGACTGAAGAAGTCTATAAAGAGCAG ataaaagaacaggaaaacaaaactcactCAAACTGG GTAAATGCTCGCAACGCTGAGCGAGCTCTGAATCAAGAGAAGCTCGAATGTTCAAAGCTCCGTGAAAA ATTGGCTGTACTGACTTCCCAGCTTAACGAGCGCCGTGCTCCCCTCTTCAGACCAAACTCGGGACAACCTGCAGGCCCTCGCCAAG GTGATTCATACGGGCCCTCTCCTGTGAGTGGGGGTGCACCATCCCCTCCGCTAATGATCGAGGGTCCCAGGCGCCCTCCCTCTGCCCCAGTGGGGCGAAGAATTGATCCGTATG GTCCACGGCCTCCATCAGACCCACATGGTCGGtaccctgaaaacaaacacatctctGGGATGG ACATGATGGGCCCCCGTAGCTCTTCACCTGCCAACATGGATGGAACT acacaagcagTAGATCCACAGATAAAAGCAGAGACACATGCTGAGGTCTCCACAGACAGTCCAGAGCCA gGCCCTGGATCCTTCCTAGCATCTCCAATCAGGGATTCACCAGGCCCCATGGTCCAAGGACCTCCACCTGGCCTGGGACCCCATGACCAGCTCCTCCCTCCTGGACCCCCACCTCCTGGCCGTCTGCCACCTCCTGGACCTTACAGACCTCCACCACCCGGTGTCTATCACCTCCCACCAGGTCCTCatggtcctcctcctccacgtgGGCCATCACTTCCAGCCAATGGACACCCAGGTATGCCTCTGCCTGGACCGATGGGAGGAGAATTTGGACCTCGACCCACTAATGGACATGCGTTCCACCCCAGGCTAGGCCCTGGGGGTCCACTACCGCCACACATCCGTCCCCCTCCACCTCATCACTTTGGACCGATGCCCCTGCCACCTG GTGTCCGTGGACCTATGGGACCACGTCCACCCATCCCTCATGATATGCGCTTCCCAGTAACGCGTGACCACACCAGCCCACCAATGAACCTGCCTCCAGGTGTCCCTCCCCATCCCACGCCAGGTGATGCATACAGTCAGGCTCCACCCGATGCCCTTCAGAACTCAGCAGGAGATCACACTGGCGCCGGACAGGACCTGCATGTGAAGCAGGATGCCCCTCAGGACTCAGTGAGGCCAGCGATGGTCAAGCCTTAA
- the mia3 gene encoding transport and Golgi organization protein 1 homolog isoform X5: MAAKYFYRQGFLLLLFNFISTAALEKRFSDFKRCADEECSMLLCRGKAMQDFSGPDCRFLSFKKSETVYVYYKLSGRRADLWAGSVGSSFGYFPKDFLAINHIYTEKEFELPAEETDFVCFDTGFDKFDNYNIDLLLGSSLAESNSENKETSDQSQVAEGEKKETQPTADEVTESEEQTEHHDDYEDVSTVPDDQSASLPEPEPDVATESSSMKEAESETVATPDVTERSAGHTEVVQENTGESVLENIVSERSESEKSELESAARVDVVSDNEPVSVSEGVQIPELKTTLGTTFDAVATDDETTKNVTPYEEEESEHVENPPEDDIDVTVETPLLSYSEETVNTPASDDLKKLESPQTAHDDKPETAEEKNMWTSIGDAVFSVVTGGEPGVHDLSSEEDEDEDIEEEEAAPKTPQSLEEEKKYVEEMELPKEPENIEPVLQDSFSSSVHTDNKETNDDSEKLFFDRYDESDGEVIGPEEVLKPTEARTVSVDPASQDDTSAIPDTKKSKHETADEPNEYEEEEEGVSEDSEINNDNVGIQDSDIVMEHNKDLDNELTENKTVTHQELAGIETETEKDLSTEETQLDNSNVKDDEKIVDGSPHNQVHGQLMTDLESNNSQSELSVEEPDIHEELLTEEDEKDAEIDQEKAEENEELLEDENALSFSQSNDTYSNEPLPITTLPSVSTPEPEYSDSVMRLTLLRDHFTEEKMEQVQKLLGLKNLFKVEAMFSDLDTELQATRRSHTGTTQDIENALEGILEASENTILDEIEKMLDSQSTERKYDPHMDTSALDEETEILDDFQELAFSLRQKYSAASDSTPLATEKESDVDQDEQKLNEKDDTLHIVEEDKLDSIPEAESDNLTLMDHEERPAEMKEEQIVLDDVNGQPDINVEEDGGHFNKNKDNQPSFSASEEMPKVPQATLENPLDMGLGVEAEHSPAGPVDVMEPVSEINEEEVGLLSTGIVYVGCVLSMIRNKVAEWITVIISLLPEEWQPGETLYGYPWQAVVITALVGVMTFTLFFWRTVLAVKKREYLVDDKRMKEQIQALKKEKNDALTKVSELQKRTEQLKEHQKQSKEKVSCTMKRIQDLESKVLEAQTLNDNIADEKNKYAKLLEEERAVSLQNETRIEKLEKSNEKLQLSRKKIQEAFAKTTVLLDEAKIREDARNVQHKCLEKDYATLKEENKALKATIKGWEDKHKELNDQIKVYQKSQKELEDSVVLKDHNVEVLSELLADLDACDSQKGDTKVLVNGEVTPVSFSDKKTTIKNRIKQMMDVSRIQTTLAVVEEERDRFMTKLLNEEKTRKSLEEQHQELEHAIATLKGEKGHVENQFKILQQKNEIMVEMYQQKENALQQRLTKEELERRSKENMLSEVGGKALEAEEQVKVLRQRINEMEEQMKKTEEVYKEQIKEQENKTHSNWVNARNAERALNQEKLECSKLREKLAVLTSQLNERRAPLFRPNSGQPAGPRQGDSYGPSPVSGGAPSPPLMIEGPRRPPSAPVGRRIDPYGPRPPSDPHGRYPENKHISGMDMMGPRSSSPANMDGTGPGSFLASPIRDSPGPMVQGPPPGLGPHDQLLPPGPPPPGRLPPPGPYRPPPPGVYHLPPGPHGPPPPRGPSLPANGHPGMPLPGPMGGEFGPRPTNGHAFHPRLGPGGPLPPHIRPPPPHHFGPMPLPPGVRGPMGPRPPIPHDMRFPVTRDHTSPPMNLPPGVPPHPTPGDAYSQAPPDALQNSAGDHTGAGQDLHVKQDAPQDSVRPAMVKP; encoded by the exons GAGAAAGAATTTGAACTTCCAGCTGAG gaaacagattttgtctgttttgacaCTGGATTTGATAAGTTTGACAACTACAACATAGATTTGCTACTGGGCTCTTCACTGGCAGAgagtaacagtgaaaataaggAAACATCTGACCAAAGCCAAGTGGCAGAgggtgaaaagaaagaaacacagccAACAGCAGATGAGGTAACTGAGAGTGAAGAACAAACTGAGCATCATGATGACTATGAGGATGTCAGCACAGTCCCAGATGATCAAAGTGCCTCTTTACCTGAACCCGAACCCGATGTGGCAACTGAATCATCTTCTATGAAAGAAGCAGAATCTGAAACAGTAGCTACACCTGACGTCACTGAAAGATCTGCAGGACATACAGAAGTTGTGCAAGAAAACACAGGAGAGTCTGTTCTTGAAAATATTGTGTCAGAAAGGAGTGAAAGCGAAAAATCTGAATTGGAATCTGCGGCCAGAGTTGATGTGGTTTCGGACAATGAACCGGTCTCAGTTTCTGAAGGAGTGCAAATCCCGGAGTTAAAAACCACTCTTGGAACAACTTTTGATGCTGTTGCCACCGATGATGAAACCACCAAGAATGTGACTCCatatgaagaggaggaaagtgaACATGTGGAGAATCCTCCTGAAGATGACATTGATGTTACAGTAGAAACTCCTTTGCTTTCTTACTCTGAAGAAACCGTGAACACTCCAGCATCTGATGACCTCAAAAAGCTCGAAAGTCCTCAAACAGCACATGATGATAAACCAGAgactgcagaggagaagaacaTGTGGACATCAATTGGAGATGCAGTTTTTTCGGTTGTCACTGGTGGAGAGCCTGGAGTGCACGATCTGAGTTCGGAGGAAGACGAAGATGAAGACATTGAGGAAGAAGAAGCCGCTCCAAAAACCCCTCAGAGTCttgaggaagaaaagaaatatgtagAAGAAATGGAACTACCAAAAGAGCCAGAGAACATAGAACCAGTTCTTCAAGATTCTTTTTCCAGTTCTGTACATACAGataataaagaaacaaatgatGACTCTGAAAAACTCTTCTTTGATCGTTATGATGAGAGTGATGGAGAAGTGATTGGACCTGAGGAAGTATTAAAACCAACAGAAGCACGTACAGTATCTGTTGATCCAGCATCACAAGATGATACCTCTGCCATTCCCGACActaaaaaatcaaaacatgaaacagcagaTGAACCTAACGAATacgaagaggaagaggagggagttTCCGAAGATTCAGAGATCAATAATGATAATGTAGGTATACAGGACAGTGACATTGTGATGGAGCATAATAAAGATTTAGACAACgagctgacagaaaacaaaacagtgactCATCAAGAATTAGCTGGtattgaaactgaaacagagaaggaCCTCTCCACTGAAGAGACGCAGTTGGACAATTCAAATGTCAAAGATGATGAGAAGATCGTAGATGGAAGCCCACATAATCAGGTCCATGGCCAATTAATGACAGATTTAGAGAGTAACAACAGTCAATCAGAATTATCTGTGGAGGAACCAGACATTCATGAGGAACTTCTTACAGAGGAAGACGAAAAAGATGCAGAGATAGATCAAGAGAAAGCCGAGGAGAACGAGGAATTACTTGAAGATGAAAACGCACTTTCTTTCTCACAATCAAATGACACATACTCTAATGAACCATTACCCATAACAACACTGCCCTCTGTGTCAACTCCCGAGCCAGAGTACAGCGATAGTGTGATGAGACTGACTCTGCTCCGAGACCACTttacagaggagaaaatggagcAGGTCCAAAAGCTTCTGGGTCTCAAGAATCTCTTTAAAGTGGAGGCCATGTTCTCTGACTTGGACACAGAATTGCAGGCTACACGTCGCTCACACACGGGTACCACACAAGACATTGAAAATGCACTTGAGGGCATCCTGGAAGCCTCTGAAAACACGATCCTGGACGAGATTGAGAAGATGCTGGACAGCCAGAGTACAGAACGCAAGTATGACCCACACATGGACACAAGTGCTTTGGATGAGGAGACTGAAATACTGGATGACTTCCAGGAGCTTGCATTCAGCCTGCGACAGAAGTATTCAGCAGCCAGTGACAGCACACCTTTGGCAACAGAAAAAGAGTCAGATGTTGACCAAG ATGAgcagaaattaaatgaaaaagatgacACACTCCACATTGTTGAAGAAGACAAGCTTGACAGCATCCCTGAGGCTGAGAGTGACAACCTCACACTAATGGATCACGAGGAAAGACCAGCAGAGATGAAAGAAGAGCAGATAGTTTTGGATGACGTGAACGGTCAACCGGACATCAACGTGGAGGAAGATGGCGGAcactttaataaaaacaaagacaatcaGCCGAGCTTCAGTGCATCAGAAGAGATGCCAAAGGTCCCACAAGCCACCCTGGAAAATCCCTTAGACATGGGGCTTGGTGTTGAGGCTGAGCACTCGCCCGCAG GCCCTGTAGATGTCATGGAACCTGTGTCAGAAATTAATGAAGAAGAAGTGGGATTACTCTCAACTGGAATTGTTTACGTGGGCTGCGTCCTTTCAATGATCAGGAATAAAGTTGCAGAGTGGATCACGGTG ATTATTTCATTACTCCCAGAAGAGTGGCAGCCAGGTGAAACCTTGTATGGCTATCCTTGGCAGGCTGTTGTCATCACCGCTTTGGTTGGAGTGATGACCTTCACCCTTTTCTTCTGGAGGACCGTGTTGGCA gtgaagaagagagaatACCTTG TGGATGACAAAAGGATGAAAGAGCAAATTCAGGcactgaaaaaagagaagaatgaTGCTCTCACAAAAGTGTCTGAACTCCAGAAACGG ACTGAGCAACTGAAAGAACATCAAAAACAGTCAAAGGAAAAAGTTAGTTGCACTATGAAGCGGATACAAGACCTAGAG AGTAAGGTTCTAGAggcacaaacactgaatgatAACATAGCAGACGAAAAGAACAAATATGCAAAACTACTCGAAGAAGAGAGGGCAGTCTCTCTACAAAATGAAACCAGG ATTGAGAAATTGGAGAAGTCAAACGAGAAGCTCCAGCTCAGTAGAAAAAAGATTCAGGAAGCTTTCGCAAAG ACTACTGTCCTCCTGGACGAGGCCAAGATTCGGGAAGACGCCCGAAACGTTCAGCACAAATGTCTTGAGAAAGATTACGCAACgctaaaagaagaaaataaagct CTTAAGGCTACTATTAAGGGCTGGGAGGACAAACACAAGGAGCTGAATGACCAGATCAAAGTCTATCAGAAGTCCCagaaagagctggaggactCAGTTGTGCTCAAAGATCACAATGTGGAG GTGCTGTCTGAACTTCTGGCAGACCTAGACGCTTGTGATTCACAAAAAGGTGACACGAAAGTTTTAGTCAATGGTGAAGTCACACCTG TGTCTTTTTCAGACAAGAAGACGACCATAAAGAACAGGATCAAACAGATGATGGATGTCTCTCGG ATACAAACGACTCTCGCTGTTGTCGAAGAAGAGCGTGATCGCTTCATGACCAAACTGCTGAATGAAGAGAAGACCAGAAAGTCACTAGAAG AACAACATCAGGAGCTGGAGCATGCAATTGCAACCCTTAAAGGCGAGAAGGGCCATGTTGAAAACCAGTTCAAGATCCTccagcagaaaaatgaaatcatggTTGAAATGTATCAGCAGAAGGAAAACGCCTTGCAGCA GAGATTAACGAAGGAAGAGTTGGAGCGACGCAGCAAAGAGAATATGCTGTCTGAGGTGGGAGGAAAAGCTCTGGAGGCAGAGGAGCAGGTTAAAGTCTTAAGGCAACGCATTAATGAAATGGAGGAGCAGATGAAGAAGACTGAAGAAGTCTATAAAGAGCAG ataaaagaacaggaaaacaaaactcactCAAACTGG GTAAATGCTCGCAACGCTGAGCGAGCTCTGAATCAAGAGAAGCTCGAATGTTCAAAGCTCCGTGAAAA ATTGGCTGTACTGACTTCCCAGCTTAACGAGCGCCGTGCTCCCCTCTTCAGACCAAACTCGGGACAACCTGCAGGCCCTCGCCAAG GTGATTCATACGGGCCCTCTCCTGTGAGTGGGGGTGCACCATCCCCTCCGCTAATGATCGAGGGTCCCAGGCGCCCTCCCTCTGCCCCAGTGGGGCGAAGAATTGATCCGTATG GTCCACGGCCTCCATCAGACCCACATGGTCGGtaccctgaaaacaaacacatctctGGGATGG ACATGATGGGCCCCCGTAGCTCTTCACCTGCCAACATGGATGGAACT gGCCCTGGATCCTTCCTAGCATCTCCAATCAGGGATTCACCAGGCCCCATGGTCCAAGGACCTCCACCTGGCCTGGGACCCCATGACCAGCTCCTCCCTCCTGGACCCCCACCTCCTGGCCGTCTGCCACCTCCTGGACCTTACAGACCTCCACCACCCGGTGTCTATCACCTCCCACCAGGTCCTCatggtcctcctcctccacgtgGGCCATCACTTCCAGCCAATGGACACCCAGGTATGCCTCTGCCTGGACCGATGGGAGGAGAATTTGGACCTCGACCCACTAATGGACATGCGTTCCACCCCAGGCTAGGCCCTGGGGGTCCACTACCGCCACACATCCGTCCCCCTCCACCTCATCACTTTGGACCGATGCCCCTGCCACCTG GTGTCCGTGGACCTATGGGACCACGTCCACCCATCCCTCATGATATGCGCTTCCCAGTAACGCGTGACCACACCAGCCCACCAATGAACCTGCCTCCAGGTGTCCCTCCCCATCCCACGCCAGGTGATGCATACAGTCAGGCTCCACCCGATGCCCTTCAGAACTCAGCAGGAGATCACACTGGCGCCGGACAGGACCTGCATGTGAAGCAGGATGCCCCTCAGGACTCAGTGAGGCCAGCGATGGTCAAGCCTTAA